The following are encoded together in the Proteiniphilum saccharofermentans genome:
- a CDS encoding T9SS type A sorting domain-containing protein codes for MKRAILLSLTLLLAMAVKAQQKLTYAYDAAGNRVGRTIVLEPRSASDSENPADTVFFEETLDDTQVRIYPNPVETQMTIRVSGYAPSMQGEYSLYNITGIIVAKRRITGETTLVDMGRYPKGIYILHIILNGQPTAWRVIKK; via the coding sequence ATGAAACGAGCTATTTTACTTTCATTGACCCTGCTGCTGGCGATGGCTGTCAAAGCGCAGCAGAAGTTGACTTACGCGTACGACGCCGCCGGTAACCGGGTGGGGCGTACCATAGTGCTTGAACCCCGGAGTGCTTCCGATTCGGAGAACCCGGCCGACACGGTCTTCTTCGAGGAGACTCTCGATGATACACAGGTCAGGATCTATCCCAATCCCGTTGAAACACAGATGACCATCCGGGTTTCCGGTTACGCCCCCTCCATGCAGGGTGAATATTCTCTTTACAATATAACCGGGATCATCGTGGCAAAACGGCGCATCACGGGCGAGACGACCCTTGTCGATATGGGCAGGTACCCCAAAGGGATATACATCCTGCATATTATTCTGAATGGTCAACCCACTGCCTGGAGGGTGATCAAGAAATGA
- a CDS encoding tetratricopeptide repeat protein: MGRDNLKVILMLFLLLWIPLSCDNEGERQTYIRLQQWDNQLGKYPETIADSLRKLDPRRLSPANRAYHGLLKTIVDDKTYTEFTSDSLISGVVRYYTKHRPGTDGHIRSLIYQSVVRYRMNITDSTVLLPLKKAEKMFSLQQKGDPSIAYLLNFFLGSIHEKNSNFTIAAEYRQKALQCAKVEKNPAHIFDSYLALFWNSLKLENLDRGKAYLDTLDAISPKSVDEDYFLLNAQSVYYATQKLYDKALEKEKELLGLVPLMKEKPDIFRMYYSIAEQYRYLGRLDSAMLYALKSIEHIPDSNYELNYLLYENVADIAEEQGDYKTANNYRREAALVHDKTIAKQKDIHILQLEKQYNHSEAENKALRAEAHARIAIIVILCLIILLILSAIYIQKKNNRVKFEKMEMEKEMRKNKQQQFTMSIYNRMLTQFFLIEKELGALANKERRLKPDFADFIEQLLKSMSKNLIDGFARDISGKKFEELTGISLPDDINKSELLMFFLICCGVTNSDMAIILRTSVASIRSRKNQLKNKLKESGINTSFFERVKTPSS, from the coding sequence TAAGCTCGATCCCCGACGGCTTTCCCCTGCCAACCGTGCATACCACGGACTTTTAAAAACCATTGTTGATGATAAAACATATACCGAATTCACTTCCGATTCATTGATCAGCGGGGTGGTACGATATTATACCAAACACCGGCCGGGAACGGATGGCCATATCCGTTCGCTTATTTATCAGAGTGTTGTCAGATACCGGATGAATATTACCGACAGCACTGTGCTGCTCCCGCTCAAAAAGGCAGAAAAAATGTTCTCCCTCCAACAGAAGGGAGACCCTTCCATTGCTTACCTGTTGAACTTTTTTCTCGGAAGCATACATGAAAAGAACAGCAATTTCACCATTGCCGCCGAGTATCGGCAAAAAGCCCTGCAATGTGCCAAAGTTGAAAAAAATCCGGCACACATTTTCGACAGCTATCTCGCACTCTTCTGGAATAGTTTGAAGTTGGAAAATCTTGACCGGGGAAAAGCATACCTCGACACACTGGACGCTATTTCCCCGAAAAGTGTGGATGAAGATTATTTTCTGCTGAATGCCCAATCTGTTTATTATGCTACTCAGAAACTATATGATAAAGCATTGGAAAAGGAAAAGGAGCTGCTTGGATTAGTGCCGTTAATGAAAGAAAAACCAGATATTTTCCGGATGTATTATTCCATTGCCGAACAATATCGCTATCTCGGCCGATTAGACAGCGCCATGCTCTATGCCTTGAAATCTATTGAACATATTCCCGACTCTAATTATGAGCTAAACTACCTGCTGTATGAAAATGTGGCAGATATAGCAGAAGAGCAGGGCGACTACAAAACAGCAAACAACTATCGAAGGGAAGCGGCCCTTGTTCATGATAAGACAATTGCAAAACAGAAAGATATCCATATATTGCAACTGGAAAAACAATATAATCACAGTGAGGCGGAAAACAAAGCATTGCGGGCTGAGGCACATGCAAGGATAGCCATAATTGTGATTCTTTGCCTGATCATTCTTCTAATCCTTTCAGCCATCTATATCCAGAAAAAAAACAACAGGGTAAAATTCGAAAAAATGGAGATGGAAAAGGAAATGAGGAAAAACAAACAGCAGCAGTTCACCATGAGTATCTATAATCGGATGTTAACCCAATTCTTTTTAATAGAAAAAGAACTAGGCGCCTTGGCCAACAAAGAGCGAAGGTTAAAACCCGATTTTGCCGACTTTATCGAACAGTTGCTGAAATCAATGTCAAAAAACTTAATAGACGGTTTTGCCCGTGATATTTCCGGAAAGAAATTCGAAGAGCTGACCGGCATCTCCCTTCCAGATGATATCAACAAATCTGAGTTATTGATGTTTTTTTTGATTTGCTGCGGTGTGACCAACAGCGATATGGCCATTATACTCAGAACCAGTGTTGCCAGCATACGTAGCAGAAAGAACCAGCTAAAAAATAAGCTGAAGGAGTCGGGAATCAATACTTCTTTCTTTGAACGGGTAAAAACACCTTCTTCATAA
- a CDS encoding DUF3244 domain-containing protein, whose product MNKKITLFVFLCLCGSSLFSTSVNRGESADPKVITLKEQEKSTRSVTIATVAAFLYNEAVMVTVGNYAGGVSILITGSGGMRQQSFNITNTGECVVDISTFGEGLYYIQVILESVNYEGYFEYRKL is encoded by the coding sequence ATGAATAAAAAAATTACACTGTTTGTTTTTCTCTGTCTGTGCGGATCTTCTCTTTTTTCCACATCCGTCAATCGCGGAGAGTCTGCCGATCCGAAAGTTATTACCCTGAAAGAACAGGAGAAGAGTACACGAAGTGTCACTATTGCCACAGTTGCCGCATTTTTATACAATGAAGCCGTAATGGTTACCGTAGGTAATTATGCCGGTGGTGTTTCCATTCTTATCACAGGATCAGGTGGTATGCGGCAACAATCGTTTAACATAACCAATACCGGAGAGTGTGTCGTGGATATTTCCACTTTCGGGGAAGGATTGTATTATATACAGGTTATCCTGGAGAGTGTAAACTATGAAGGATATTTCGAGTACAGGAAACTGTGA